A part of Desulfovibrio psychrotolerans genomic DNA contains:
- the nspC gene encoding carboxynorspermidine decarboxylase, producing MKLPNLAQLPSPCFIVDEALLERNVRILDTIQQRTGAKILLALKGFATFSTFRVLNTVLRGTCASSPHEARLGREEFGGEVHAFAAAYSDDDMRELVTLADHIVFNSFAQLTRFRPVVQACGRQIEIGLRVNPQHSEGAVPIYDPCAPGSRLGIRREHFLPEQLQSVSGLHFHTLCEQNADALDRTLAAVEEQFGEFLHGMRWLNFGGGHHITREDYDIDRLCRCIERAQQRYNVQVYLEPGEAVALQAGYLVATVLDIVQADIPVAILDASAACHMPDVLEMPYRPFVIGSGQRDEKAHSYRFAGKSCLAGDVIGEYSFDTPLQAGDKVVFTDMAIYSMVKTNTFNGLQLPAIARYHSEKDELEVIRRFGYEDFRNRLS from the coding sequence ATGAAACTCCCCAATCTTGCTCAACTGCCCTCGCCCTGCTTCATCGTGGACGAGGCCCTGCTGGAACGGAACGTGCGCATACTTGATACCATTCAGCAGCGCACGGGCGCGAAGATACTGCTAGCCCTGAAGGGCTTTGCCACCTTCAGCACGTTTCGTGTACTGAACACGGTGCTGCGCGGCACCTGCGCCAGCTCCCCGCACGAGGCACGGCTGGGACGCGAGGAGTTTGGCGGCGAGGTACACGCCTTTGCGGCTGCCTATTCCGATGACGACATGCGCGAACTGGTCACGCTGGCAGACCACATCGTATTCAATTCCTTTGCGCAGCTTACGCGGTTCCGCCCCGTGGTGCAGGCATGCGGCAGGCAGATAGAGATTGGCCTGCGCGTCAACCCGCAGCATTCGGAAGGCGCGGTGCCCATATACGACCCCTGTGCTCCCGGCTCACGGCTGGGCATACGGCGCGAGCACTTCCTGCCCGAACAACTGCAGAGCGTCAGCGGCCTGCACTTCCATACCCTGTGCGAACAGAATGCCGATGCGCTGGACCGCACTCTGGCAGCGGTGGAAGAACAGTTCGGGGAATTTCTGCACGGCATGCGCTGGCTGAACTTTGGCGGCGGGCACCATATCACCCGTGAAGATTACGACATTGACCGCCTGTGCCGCTGCATAGAGCGCGCGCAGCAGCGGTACAACGTGCAGGTGTATCTGGAACCCGGCGAAGCCGTGGCACTGCAGGCGGGCTACCTTGTGGCCACGGTGCTGGACATAGTGCAGGCGGACATACCCGTGGCCATTCTGGATGCCTCTGCCGCCTGCCACATGCCGGACGTGCTGGAGATGCCCTACAGGCCCTTTGTCATCGGCTCCGGCCAGCGCGACGAAAAGGCCCACAGCTACCGCTTTGCGGGCAAATCCTGCCTTGCGGGCGATGTCATCGGCGAGTATTCGTTCGATACGCCGCTACAGGCAGGCGACAAGGTTGTCTTCACCGACATGGCCATCTATTCCATGGTCAAGACAAACACCTTCAACGGATTGCAGCTTCCCGCCATTGCGCGCTATCATTCGGAAAAAGACGAACTGGAAGTGATCCGCCGCTTCGGGTATGAGGATTTTCGCAACAGGCTCTCGTGA
- a CDS encoding saccharopine dehydrogenase family protein translates to MAKVLIIGAGGVGGVCTHKCAQAPEVFTDIVLASRTLSKCDAIAASVKRKTGRTITTAKVDADNVPELVALIRAHKPDIVVNLALPYQDLTIMDACLETGVPYLDTANYEPLDEAKFEYKWQWAYQNRFKDAGLMALLGSGFDPGVTNVFCAYAMKHLFDEMHELDIIDCNAGDHGHPFATNFNPEINIREVTARGRYWDRGEWLETDPLSWSMMYNFPEGIGPKKCFLMYHEELESLAINIKGLRRARFWMTFSDNYLNHLRVLENVGMTSIEPVDHNGQQIVPLQFLKSVLPEPASLGGRTKGRTCIGCKMKGVKNGEVKNYFIYNICDHEACYEEVESQAISYTTGVPAMIGAMMMVTGAWKGEGVFNMEQLDPDPFMDKLNIHGLPWVVVDLDKQ, encoded by the coding sequence ATGGCCAAAGTACTGATCATCGGCGCAGGCGGCGTGGGCGGCGTATGCACTCACAAATGCGCGCAGGCGCCCGAAGTGTTCACCGACATCGTGCTCGCATCCCGCACCCTGTCCAAGTGCGATGCCATCGCCGCTTCCGTGAAGCGCAAAACCGGGCGCACCATCACCACCGCCAAGGTGGATGCGGACAACGTTCCCGAACTTGTGGCGCTCATACGTGCCCACAAGCCCGACATTGTGGTCAATCTGGCCCTGCCCTATCAGGACCTGACCATCATGGACGCCTGCCTTGAAACCGGCGTGCCCTATCTGGATACCGCCAACTACGAACCGCTGGATGAAGCCAAGTTCGAATACAAATGGCAGTGGGCCTATCAGAACCGCTTCAAAGACGCAGGACTCATGGCCCTGCTCGGCTCCGGGTTCGACCCCGGCGTGACCAACGTGTTCTGCGCCTATGCCATGAAACACCTGTTCGACGAAATGCACGAACTGGACATCATAGACTGCAACGCGGGCGACCACGGCCACCCCTTTGCCACCAACTTCAACCCGGAAATAAACATCCGGGAAGTTACGGCCCGCGGCCGTTACTGGGATCGCGGCGAATGGCTGGAAACCGACCCCTTAAGCTGGTCCATGATGTACAACTTCCCGGAGGGCATAGGCCCCAAGAAGTGCTTCCTCATGTACCACGAGGAACTGGAATCCCTTGCCATCAACATCAAGGGACTCAGGCGCGCGCGGTTCTGGATGACCTTCTCCGACAACTACCTCAATCACCTGCGCGTGCTGGAAAACGTGGGTATGACCAGCATAGAGCCGGTGGACCATAACGGACAGCAGATCGTGCCCCTTCAGTTCCTCAAGAGCGTGCTGCCCGAACCCGCCTCGCTGGGCGGACGCACCAAGGGCCGCACCTGCATCGGCTGCAAGATGAAGGGCGTGAAGAACGGTGAGGTGAAGAACTACTTCATCTACAACATCTGCGACCACGAAGCCTGCTACGAGGAAGTGGAGTCGCAGGCCATTTCCTACACCACCGGTGTGCCCGCCATGATAGGTGCCATGATGATGGTTACCGGCGCATGGAAGGGAGAGGGCGTGTTCAATATGGAACAGCTTGACCCCGACCCGTTCATGGACAAGCTCAACATTCACGGCCTGCCGTGGGTGGTTGTGGATCTGGACAAGCAGTAA
- the speA gene encoding biosynthetic arginine decarboxylase, with the protein MAKKKALTQWSVEDSAELYGIRNWGAGYFDVTSEGDVAVHPFGSGSNIAVSIPELIRGLKERGLTLPVLLRIENILDSQISTLHESFRKAIAALGFKGQYRGVFPIKVNQQQQVLEEIANFGSRYHHGLEVGSKAELIAAVSQMRDYEACLVCNGYKDEEFIDLGLHAMRMGFNCIFVLEMPWELDSIFERARLMGVDPRIGVRVKLAAKGGGHWAESGGERSSFGLSLSQIMDVVDTLRSMDKLHCLKLLHYHLGSQIPNIRDIRGAVQEASRVYAELVAEGAAMGYIDLGGGLAVDYDGSHTNFISSRNYTLDEYCTDIVEAVMATLDARGMAHPHIITESGRATVAYYSALLFNILDVSTVEDGRIPDEMPADLPEPVKNLFEAYRSLSLRNVQECYNDALYYRDETRRMFLDGRVTLRQRTLGDNLFWGIIKGVAALKDQLKHIPKDMEEIDVALADIYYANFSVFQSLPDAWAIDQLFPIMPVHRLNEVPSRQAIISDITCDSDGKIDQFIDPQGKKRVLDLHPMNNGDEYYLGAFLVGAYQETLGDLHNLFGDTNVVSVRVYPDGTYEFVREIQGDTVAELLEYVEYEPRRIMEDLRALAEQAVRAGRITPAERFSILQAYELGLRGYTYFES; encoded by the coding sequence TTGGCAAAGAAGAAAGCCCTCACGCAGTGGAGTGTCGAAGACTCCGCTGAACTGTACGGCATCCGTAACTGGGGTGCCGGATACTTCGACGTTACCTCGGAAGGGGATGTTGCCGTGCATCCCTTCGGGAGCGGCAGCAATATAGCCGTCAGCATCCCGGAACTCATCCGGGGTCTCAAGGAACGCGGGCTCACTCTGCCCGTTCTTCTCCGCATAGAAAACATCCTCGACTCGCAGATATCCACCCTGCACGAGTCCTTCCGCAAAGCCATAGCCGCTCTGGGCTTCAAGGGCCAATACCGCGGAGTCTTTCCCATCAAAGTCAACCAGCAGCAACAGGTGCTGGAAGAAATCGCAAACTTCGGCTCGCGCTACCACCACGGCCTGGAAGTGGGCAGCAAGGCAGAGCTTATCGCCGCCGTCTCCCAGATGCGCGACTACGAGGCATGCCTGGTGTGCAACGGCTACAAGGACGAGGAATTCATAGACCTTGGCCTGCACGCCATGCGCATGGGCTTCAACTGCATTTTCGTTCTGGAAATGCCGTGGGAGCTGGACAGCATCTTCGAACGCGCCCGCCTCATGGGCGTGGACCCCAGAATCGGCGTCCGCGTCAAACTGGCCGCAAAGGGCGGCGGGCACTGGGCGGAATCGGGCGGCGAACGCTCATCCTTCGGGCTGTCGCTCTCGCAGATCATGGACGTGGTGGATACCCTGCGTTCCATGGACAAGCTGCACTGCCTGAAACTTCTGCATTATCACCTCGGTTCGCAGATTCCCAACATCCGCGACATCCGGGGTGCCGTGCAGGAAGCCTCGCGCGTGTACGCCGAACTCGTGGCGGAAGGCGCAGCCATGGGCTACATAGACCTTGGCGGCGGCCTTGCCGTAGACTACGACGGCTCGCACACCAACTTCATCTCCAGCCGCAACTACACGCTGGATGAATACTGCACCGACATAGTGGAAGCGGTCATGGCCACGCTGGACGCGCGCGGCATGGCCCACCCGCACATCATTACGGAGTCGGGCCGCGCCACAGTGGCCTACTACTCCGCGCTGCTCTTCAACATTCTGGACGTCTCCACCGTGGAGGACGGACGCATTCCCGATGAAATGCCCGCCGACCTGCCCGAGCCGGTGAAGAACCTCTTCGAAGCGTACCGCAGCCTTTCCCTGCGCAACGTGCAGGAATGCTACAACGACGCCCTGTATTACCGTGACGAAACCCGGCGCATGTTCCTGGACGGCCGCGTCACCCTGCGCCAGCGCACCCTTGGCGACAACCTCTTCTGGGGCATCATCAAGGGCGTTGCCGCGCTCAAGGACCAGCTCAAGCACATCCCCAAGGATATGGAAGAAATCGATGTCGCCCTTGCGGACATCTACTACGCCAACTTCAGCGTCTTCCAGTCCCTGCCGGACGCGTGGGCCATTGACCAGCTGTTCCCCATCATGCCCGTGCACCGGCTCAACGAGGTGCCTTCGCGGCAGGCCATCATCAGCGACATAACCTGCGATTCCGACGGCAAGATTGACCAGTTCATCGACCCGCAGGGCAAAAAGCGCGTGTTGGACCTGCACCCCATGAACAACGGCGACGAATACTACCTCGGCGCGTTTCTTGTGGGAGCCTATCAGGAAACGCTGGGCGACCTGCACAACCTGTTCGGCGATACAAACGTGGTGAGCGTGCGCGTCTACCCGGACGGCACCTATGAATTCGTGCGCGAAATTCAGGGCGACACCGTGGCGGAACTGCTGGAATACGTGGAGTACGAACCGCGCCGCATCATGGAAGACCTGCGCGCCCTTGCGGAACAGGCCGTGCGCGCCGGACGCATAACCCCTGCGGAACGGTTCAGCATCCTGCAAGCCTACGAACTGGGCCTGCGCGGATACACTTATTTCGAAAGCTAA
- a CDS encoding TrkH family potassium uptake protein produces the protein MRGKSVLPFFLPVGTFILAILAGTVLLRATAILPHGLPWTDALFMATSAVCVTGLVTVDTGTAFSPEGHWVLMGLFQLGGLGLMTYTSLVFYLWRRRVSLTDRLAVGQALLQDPSFHLGRFLIRVVRTVLVIELAGAALIYALAPEGMGLFGALFHAVSAFCNAGFSLFPDSLMQWQGAVGMNIVFMLLITFGGVGFAVLDECLLLARGVRFGRRGLSYPSRVVLGTSALFTFGGAVLIFGSEMVGGTQGHSVADTALGALFQSVSCRTAGFNTLDIGNMTNVSLLIMMLLMFVGGSPGSCAGGIKTTTVRVLWAFMLAQFRGRGQTVVAGRAVPAENLKKAFALFFCASCAVLLAVLFLSVSEGGNLPHREVRGQLADYLFEAISAFGTVGLSTGITPDLSPPGKICLAVLMFVGRIGPIWLLTLLQHMQTETRYRWPEGDMPVG, from the coding sequence ATGCGAGGAAAATCCGTATTGCCCTTCTTTCTGCCGGTGGGCACCTTCATACTGGCGATTCTTGCAGGCACCGTTCTCCTGCGTGCCACAGCCATTCTGCCCCATGGCCTGCCGTGGACGGACGCCCTGTTCATGGCCACGTCTGCCGTATGCGTGACGGGACTGGTTACGGTGGACACGGGCACAGCCTTCAGCCCGGAAGGGCATTGGGTGCTCATGGGGTTGTTTCAACTGGGAGGGCTGGGCCTGATGACCTATACCAGCCTTGTCTTTTATCTGTGGCGGCGCCGGGTTTCGCTCACCGACCGTCTTGCCGTGGGGCAGGCTCTGCTGCAGGACCCCTCCTTTCATCTGGGCAGGTTCCTCATCCGCGTGGTGCGGACGGTGCTTGTCATTGAACTGGCGGGCGCGGCACTTATCTATGCTCTTGCACCTGAAGGGATGGGGTTGTTCGGGGCACTGTTCCATGCTGTTTCCGCCTTCTGCAACGCGGGCTTTTCGCTCTTTCCGGACAGCCTCATGCAGTGGCAGGGGGCCGTGGGCATGAACATTGTGTTCATGCTGCTCATCACCTTCGGCGGGGTGGGCTTTGCGGTGCTTGACGAATGCCTGCTTCTGGCGCGCGGGGTGCGCTTTGGAAGGCGCGGTCTCAGCTACCCCTCGCGCGTGGTGCTGGGGACATCTGCCCTGTTTACCTTTGGCGGCGCGGTGTTGATATTTGGTTCGGAGATGGTCGGGGGCACGCAGGGGCACTCTGTGGCAGACACGGCCCTTGGGGCGCTGTTCCAGTCGGTTTCGTGCCGTACGGCGGGATTCAACACGCTGGATATCGGCAACATGACCAATGTTTCGCTGCTCATCATGATGCTGCTCATGTTTGTGGGCGGTTCACCCGGTTCCTGTGCGGGCGGCATAAAGACAACGACGGTGCGTGTGCTGTGGGCCTTTATGCTGGCCCAGTTCAGGGGACGGGGGCAGACGGTGGTGGCCGGGCGGGCCGTGCCTGCGGAGAACCTGAAGAAGGCGTTTGCGCTTTTTTTCTGCGCCTCGTGCGCGGTGTTGCTGGCTGTGCTGTTCCTTTCCGTTTCAGAGGGGGGGAACCTGCCGCACCGGGAGGTGCGGGGGCAGTTGGCGGACTATTTGTTCGAGGCCATTTCAGCCTTTGGCACTGTGGGACTGAGCACGGGGATAACCCCTGATTTGTCGCCGCCGGGCAAGATATGCCTTGCCGTGCTTATGTTTGTGGGGCGCATAGGCCCCATATGGCTGCTGACGCTCTTGCAGCACATGCAGACGGAAACCCGTTACCGCTGGCCGGAAGGCGACATGCCCGTGGGCTAG
- the satP gene encoding acetate uptake transporter, with protein MEQKLANPAPLGLMGFGMTTVLLNIHNAGFFPISAMVLAMGIFYGGMAQIVAGIMEFKKGNTFGLTAFTSYGFFWLTLVGLLVMPKLGWTEATPHAYMGWYLVMWGIFTLFMFLGTLKSNTVLKFIFLSLTVLFFLLAARDFTGSELIGTIAGYEGIICGASAIYLAMADVLNEVYGRKVLPIG; from the coding sequence ATGGAACAGAAGCTTGCAAACCCCGCCCCGCTGGGCCTTATGGGGTTCGGGATGACCACGGTGTTGCTGAACATCCACAATGCGGGATTTTTTCCCATCAGCGCCATGGTGTTGGCCATGGGAATTTTTTACGGCGGCATGGCCCAGATAGTGGCCGGCATCATGGAGTTTAAGAAGGGGAACACCTTCGGGCTGACGGCCTTTACCTCCTACGGATTTTTCTGGCTCACGCTGGTGGGCCTGCTGGTCATGCCCAAGCTGGGCTGGACCGAAGCCACCCCCCATGCCTACATGGGCTGGTATCTGGTTATGTGGGGTATCTTCACCCTGTTCATGTTCCTGGGCACGCTGAAGAGCAACACTGTGCTCAAGTTCATCTTCCTTTCCCTGACGGTGCTCTTTTTCCTGCTGGCCGCGCGTGATTTCACGGGCAGCGAGCTGATAGGCACCATTGCCGGGTATGAAGGCATTATCTGTGGGGCATCCGCCATTTATCTCGCCATGGCAGACGTGCTGAACGAGGTATACGGCAGGAAGGTGCTGCCCATAGGCTAG
- a CDS encoding leucyl aminopeptidase, which produces MDIRFQKGPASDWRANTAIVFGFKNEPLLERIPALTDAAPWITITPAHLDFRGDKNQVVVMYGHPDIPLPRCIAVGLGDRSKFTLETLRGAVATAMQKCRELKVETCAIPLETFSDMDAEDTVLVEEAVLSMLLSLYTYDALKTTQEEPAFSPRWAALLSTAEVFPDDIHAAARRGEAAAKGVTAARTLVNGPANIVTPAHLADKARALGRTYGFSVRVLEAPELAAMGMGAFESVFKGAEEQAKMLVLEHALKGTENDAPIVFVGKGVTFDTGGISIKPSASMHEMKSDMAGAAAVLGLFEALGNSDIPRRVVGIAPCTENMPDGRATRPGDVVKTLSGKTVEIINTDAEGRLILCDALTWAQQEYTPAAIIDLATLTGACVVALGTDVAAVFATDDALSRQVTETGERVGDRFWPLPLWDLYFEPLKSEVADMMNVGGREGGAINAALFLKQFIGEGVRWAHLDIAGPAYKSKKSPLSVPGGTGFGVRTMLEIVRNGITGA; this is translated from the coding sequence ATGGACATCCGTTTTCAGAAAGGCCCCGCGTCCGACTGGCGCGCCAACACCGCTATTGTCTTCGGCTTCAAAAACGAGCCGCTGCTGGAACGCATCCCCGCACTGACAGATGCCGCACCGTGGATAACCATCACCCCCGCGCACCTCGACTTCAGGGGCGACAAGAATCAGGTGGTGGTCATGTACGGCCATCCGGATATCCCCCTGCCCCGCTGCATCGCCGTGGGTCTGGGCGACCGCTCCAAGTTCACGCTGGAAACCCTGCGCGGTGCCGTGGCAACCGCCATGCAGAAATGCCGTGAACTGAAGGTGGAAACCTGCGCCATCCCGCTGGAAACCTTCAGCGACATGGATGCGGAAGACACCGTGCTTGTCGAAGAAGCGGTGCTCTCCATGCTGCTTTCGCTCTACACCTACGATGCGCTCAAGACCACGCAGGAAGAACCGGCCTTTTCCCCGCGCTGGGCAGCCCTGCTCTCCACGGCAGAGGTCTTCCCGGACGACATTCACGCTGCCGCACGGCGCGGCGAAGCCGCCGCCAAAGGCGTGACCGCCGCCCGCACCCTTGTCAACGGTCCCGCAAACATCGTCACCCCCGCCCACCTTGCGGACAAGGCGCGGGCACTGGGCCGCACCTACGGATTTTCCGTGCGCGTGCTCGAAGCCCCCGAACTTGCCGCCATGGGCATGGGAGCCTTCGAGTCCGTGTTCAAGGGAGCCGAGGAGCAGGCAAAAATGCTGGTGCTGGAACACGCCCTCAAGGGCACGGAAAACGATGCCCCCATCGTGTTCGTGGGCAAGGGTGTCACCTTCGATACCGGCGGCATCTCCATCAAGCCCAGCGCGTCCATGCACGAAATGAAAAGCGACATGGCAGGCGCGGCAGCGGTTCTGGGCCTGTTCGAGGCTCTGGGCAATTCAGACATTCCCCGCCGCGTGGTGGGCATAGCACCCTGCACGGAAAACATGCCCGACGGTCGCGCCACCCGCCCCGGCGATGTGGTAAAAACCCTTTCCGGCAAGACCGTGGAAATCATCAATACCGATGCGGAAGGCCGCCTCATTCTCTGCGATGCCCTTACATGGGCGCAGCAGGAATACACCCCCGCCGCCATCATAGACCTTGCCACCCTCACCGGAGCCTGCGTTGTGGCGCTGGGAACGGATGTCGCCGCCGTGTTTGCCACGGATGACGCCCTTTCCCGGCAGGTCACGGAAACGGGGGAACGCGTGGGCGACCGCTTCTGGCCCCTGCCCCTGTGGGATCTCTATTTCGAACCGCTCAAGTCCGAAGTGGCGGACATGATGAACGTGGGCGGGCGCGAAGGCGGAGCCATCAATGCCGCCCTGTTCCTCAAACAGTTCATAGGCGAAGGCGTGCGCTGGGCACATCTGGATATTGCAGGCCCTGCCTACAAATCCAAAAAATCGCCCCTGTCCGTCCCCGGCGGCACAGGCTTCGGCGTCCGCACCATGCTGGAAATTGTGCGCAACGGCATAACCGGGGCATAG